From Rhododendron vialii isolate Sample 1 chromosome 10a, ASM3025357v1, the proteins below share one genomic window:
- the LOC131303760 gene encoding uridine kinase-like protein 5 isoform X3: MTHAKRVPAFSVSLPNLISLVSGVNNRIKIRPLSLSLSLSLSLSLFISPSIRAPMPVISTDHLFFLVSQMESEMLTALTDTIKDHFTIKSENGSEGFSHNQPFVIGVAGGTASGKTTVCNMIVSQLRDQRVVLVSQDSFYHLLSDEQLEKVHGYNYDHPDAFNTELLLLCMENLKRGQTVRIPNYDVKSHKHIEPARKVNPSDVIILEGILVLHDPRVRDLMNMKIFVDTDSDVRLARRIQRDTVERGRNIENVLDQYTQFVKPSFDEFILPSKKHADVIIPRGADNDVAIDLIVQHIQTKLGQHDLCKIYPNVFVVHATYQLQGMHTLIRDVRTTKHDFVFYADRLIRLLVENGLGHLPFTEQQVITPTGSVYTGVIFCKRLCGVSVIRSGESMENALRACCKGIKIGKILILGEGDNGRQLIYEKLPADISSRHVLLLDPVLASGNSAIKAISLLLSKGVAESSIIFLNLIAAPEGIHAVCKKFPKLKIVTSEIDTSLNKDLHVIPGMGEFGDRYFGTDNSSVANCDDT, translated from the exons ATGACACATGCCAAGCGTGTTCCCGCTTTTTCCGTTTCTCTTCCAAATCTCATTTCGCTCGTATCAGGCGTAAATAACAGAATCAAGAtccgccctctctctctctctctctctctctctctctctctctctctcttcatatcACCCTCGATCCGAGCTCCAATGCCAGTTATCTCAACTGATCATCTG TTTTTCTTGGTGTCACAGATGGAGTCTGAGATGCTTACTGCATTAACTGATACCATCAAAGATCACTTCACGATCAAATCTGAGAATGGCTCCGAAGGATTCTCACATAATCAACCATTTGTAATAG GTGTTGCTGGCGGGACTGCATCTGGAAAAACAACTGTTTGCAATATGATCGTTTCTCAGCTCCGTGATCAACGGGTTGTTCTTGTCAGTCAA GATTCATTTTATCACTTGTTGAGTGATGAGCAATTAGAAAAGGTCCATGGGTACAACTATGACCATCCTG ATGCCTTCAATACAGAACTTCTCCTTTTATGCATGGAAAACTTGAAACGTGGACAGACAGTCAGAATTCCAAACTATGACGTTAAGagtcataaacacatagaaCCAGCTCGAAAG GTTAACCCCTCAGACGTCATCATTTTGGAAGGAATTTTGGTTCTTCATGATCCGCGTGTCCGTGATCTCATGAACATGAAGATCTTTGTTGACACAG ATTCTGATGTGCGGCTTGCGAGGAGGATACAACGTGACACAGTTGAGAGGGGAAGGAACATTGAAAATGTGCTTGATCAA TACACTCAATTCGTTAAGCCTAGTTTCGATGAATTTATACTCCCGTCAAAGAAACACGCAGATGTCATCATCCCTCGAGGTGCAGATAACGATGTTGCAATCGACCTGATAGTACAACATATACAGACAAAGCTTGGACAACATGATCTTTGTAAAATATACCCAAATGTTTTTGTTGTACATGCAACATATCAG CTACAAGGGATGCACACTCTTATACGTGATGTCAGAacaacaaaacatgattttgTTTTCTATGCAGACAGACTTATTCGTTTG CTTGTGGAAAATGGTCTAGGCCACCTTCCTTTTACTGAACAACAAGTCATTACTCCAACAG GATCAGTATATACTGGAGTTATTTTCTGCAAAAGGTTGTGTGGGGTATCAGTCATTAGAAG TGGGGAAAGCATGGAGAATGCACTGAGAGCATGTTGTAAGGGAATCAAGATTGGCAAAATTCTCATCCTTGGAGAAGGTGACAATGGCCGGCAG TTAATATACGAGAAGCTACCAGCTGACATTTCTAGCCGCCATGTGTTACTGCTCGACCCAGTTCTAGCTTCAG GAAATTCTGCAATCAAAGCTATTTCTCTGCTGTTGAGTAAGGGTGTAGCAGAATCTAGCATCATCTTTCTTAACCTCATAGCT GCCCCTGAAGGAATCCATGCTGTTTGTAAAAAATTCCCAAAGCTAAAAATCGTGACATCGGAGATTGACACTTCACTGAACAAGGACTTGCATGTGATTCCGGGCATGGGGGAGTTCGGAGATCGCTACTTCGGAACGGATAATAGTTCTGTTGCCAATTGTGACGACacatga
- the LOC131303760 gene encoding uridine kinase-like protein 5 isoform X2: MTHAKRVPAFSVSLPNLISLVSGVNNRIKIRPLSLSLSLSLSLSLFISPSIRAPMPVISTDHLMESEMLTALTDTIKDHFTIKSENGSEGFSHNQPFVIGVAGGTASGKTTVCNMIVSQLRDQRVVLVSQDSFYHLLSDEQLEKVHGYNYDHPDAFNTELLLLCMENLKRGQTVRIPNYDVKSHKHIEPARKVNPSDVIILEGILVLHDPRVRDLMNMKIFVDTGNNPHYHFISADSDVRLARRIQRDTVERGRNIENVLDQYTQFVKPSFDEFILPSKKHADVIIPRGADNDVAIDLIVQHIQTKLGQHDLCKIYPNVFVVHATYQLQGMHTLIRDVRTTKHDFVFYADRLIRLLVENGLGHLPFTEQQVITPTGSVYTGVIFCKRLCGVSVIRSGESMENALRACCKGIKIGKILILGEGDNGRQLIYEKLPADISSRHVLLLDPVLASGNSAIKAISLLLSKGVAESSIIFLNLIAAPEGIHAVCKKFPKLKIVTSEIDTSLNKDLHVIPGMGEFGDRYFGTDNSSVANCDDT, encoded by the exons ATGACACATGCCAAGCGTGTTCCCGCTTTTTCCGTTTCTCTTCCAAATCTCATTTCGCTCGTATCAGGCGTAAATAACAGAATCAAGAtccgccctctctctctctctctctctctctctctctctctctctctcttcatatcACCCTCGATCCGAGCTCCAATGCCAGTTATCTCAACTGATCATCTG ATGGAGTCTGAGATGCTTACTGCATTAACTGATACCATCAAAGATCACTTCACGATCAAATCTGAGAATGGCTCCGAAGGATTCTCACATAATCAACCATTTGTAATAG GTGTTGCTGGCGGGACTGCATCTGGAAAAACAACTGTTTGCAATATGATCGTTTCTCAGCTCCGTGATCAACGGGTTGTTCTTGTCAGTCAA GATTCATTTTATCACTTGTTGAGTGATGAGCAATTAGAAAAGGTCCATGGGTACAACTATGACCATCCTG ATGCCTTCAATACAGAACTTCTCCTTTTATGCATGGAAAACTTGAAACGTGGACAGACAGTCAGAATTCCAAACTATGACGTTAAGagtcataaacacatagaaCCAGCTCGAAAG GTTAACCCCTCAGACGTCATCATTTTGGAAGGAATTTTGGTTCTTCATGATCCGCGTGTCCGTGATCTCATGAACATGAAGATCTTTGTTGACACAG GCAATAACCCCCATTACCATTTCATCAGTGCAGATTCTGATGTGCGGCTTGCGAGGAGGATACAACGTGACACAGTTGAGAGGGGAAGGAACATTGAAAATGTGCTTGATCAA TACACTCAATTCGTTAAGCCTAGTTTCGATGAATTTATACTCCCGTCAAAGAAACACGCAGATGTCATCATCCCTCGAGGTGCAGATAACGATGTTGCAATCGACCTGATAGTACAACATATACAGACAAAGCTTGGACAACATGATCTTTGTAAAATATACCCAAATGTTTTTGTTGTACATGCAACATATCAG CTACAAGGGATGCACACTCTTATACGTGATGTCAGAacaacaaaacatgattttgTTTTCTATGCAGACAGACTTATTCGTTTG CTTGTGGAAAATGGTCTAGGCCACCTTCCTTTTACTGAACAACAAGTCATTACTCCAACAG GATCAGTATATACTGGAGTTATTTTCTGCAAAAGGTTGTGTGGGGTATCAGTCATTAGAAG TGGGGAAAGCATGGAGAATGCACTGAGAGCATGTTGTAAGGGAATCAAGATTGGCAAAATTCTCATCCTTGGAGAAGGTGACAATGGCCGGCAG TTAATATACGAGAAGCTACCAGCTGACATTTCTAGCCGCCATGTGTTACTGCTCGACCCAGTTCTAGCTTCAG GAAATTCTGCAATCAAAGCTATTTCTCTGCTGTTGAGTAAGGGTGTAGCAGAATCTAGCATCATCTTTCTTAACCTCATAGCT GCCCCTGAAGGAATCCATGCTGTTTGTAAAAAATTCCCAAAGCTAAAAATCGTGACATCGGAGATTGACACTTCACTGAACAAGGACTTGCATGTGATTCCGGGCATGGGGGAGTTCGGAGATCGCTACTTCGGAACGGATAATAGTTCTGTTGCCAATTGTGACGACacatga
- the LOC131303760 gene encoding uridine kinase-like protein 5 isoform X1 produces the protein MTHAKRVPAFSVSLPNLISLVSGVNNRIKIRPLSLSLSLSLSLSLFISPSIRAPMPVISTDHLFFLVSQMESEMLTALTDTIKDHFTIKSENGSEGFSHNQPFVIGVAGGTASGKTTVCNMIVSQLRDQRVVLVSQDSFYHLLSDEQLEKVHGYNYDHPDAFNTELLLLCMENLKRGQTVRIPNYDVKSHKHIEPARKVNPSDVIILEGILVLHDPRVRDLMNMKIFVDTGNNPHYHFISADSDVRLARRIQRDTVERGRNIENVLDQYTQFVKPSFDEFILPSKKHADVIIPRGADNDVAIDLIVQHIQTKLGQHDLCKIYPNVFVVHATYQLQGMHTLIRDVRTTKHDFVFYADRLIRLLVENGLGHLPFTEQQVITPTGSVYTGVIFCKRLCGVSVIRSGESMENALRACCKGIKIGKILILGEGDNGRQLIYEKLPADISSRHVLLLDPVLASGNSAIKAISLLLSKGVAESSIIFLNLIAAPEGIHAVCKKFPKLKIVTSEIDTSLNKDLHVIPGMGEFGDRYFGTDNSSVANCDDT, from the exons ATGACACATGCCAAGCGTGTTCCCGCTTTTTCCGTTTCTCTTCCAAATCTCATTTCGCTCGTATCAGGCGTAAATAACAGAATCAAGAtccgccctctctctctctctctctctctctctctctctctctctctcttcatatcACCCTCGATCCGAGCTCCAATGCCAGTTATCTCAACTGATCATCTG TTTTTCTTGGTGTCACAGATGGAGTCTGAGATGCTTACTGCATTAACTGATACCATCAAAGATCACTTCACGATCAAATCTGAGAATGGCTCCGAAGGATTCTCACATAATCAACCATTTGTAATAG GTGTTGCTGGCGGGACTGCATCTGGAAAAACAACTGTTTGCAATATGATCGTTTCTCAGCTCCGTGATCAACGGGTTGTTCTTGTCAGTCAA GATTCATTTTATCACTTGTTGAGTGATGAGCAATTAGAAAAGGTCCATGGGTACAACTATGACCATCCTG ATGCCTTCAATACAGAACTTCTCCTTTTATGCATGGAAAACTTGAAACGTGGACAGACAGTCAGAATTCCAAACTATGACGTTAAGagtcataaacacatagaaCCAGCTCGAAAG GTTAACCCCTCAGACGTCATCATTTTGGAAGGAATTTTGGTTCTTCATGATCCGCGTGTCCGTGATCTCATGAACATGAAGATCTTTGTTGACACAG GCAATAACCCCCATTACCATTTCATCAGTGCAGATTCTGATGTGCGGCTTGCGAGGAGGATACAACGTGACACAGTTGAGAGGGGAAGGAACATTGAAAATGTGCTTGATCAA TACACTCAATTCGTTAAGCCTAGTTTCGATGAATTTATACTCCCGTCAAAGAAACACGCAGATGTCATCATCCCTCGAGGTGCAGATAACGATGTTGCAATCGACCTGATAGTACAACATATACAGACAAAGCTTGGACAACATGATCTTTGTAAAATATACCCAAATGTTTTTGTTGTACATGCAACATATCAG CTACAAGGGATGCACACTCTTATACGTGATGTCAGAacaacaaaacatgattttgTTTTCTATGCAGACAGACTTATTCGTTTG CTTGTGGAAAATGGTCTAGGCCACCTTCCTTTTACTGAACAACAAGTCATTACTCCAACAG GATCAGTATATACTGGAGTTATTTTCTGCAAAAGGTTGTGTGGGGTATCAGTCATTAGAAG TGGGGAAAGCATGGAGAATGCACTGAGAGCATGTTGTAAGGGAATCAAGATTGGCAAAATTCTCATCCTTGGAGAAGGTGACAATGGCCGGCAG TTAATATACGAGAAGCTACCAGCTGACATTTCTAGCCGCCATGTGTTACTGCTCGACCCAGTTCTAGCTTCAG GAAATTCTGCAATCAAAGCTATTTCTCTGCTGTTGAGTAAGGGTGTAGCAGAATCTAGCATCATCTTTCTTAACCTCATAGCT GCCCCTGAAGGAATCCATGCTGTTTGTAAAAAATTCCCAAAGCTAAAAATCGTGACATCGGAGATTGACACTTCACTGAACAAGGACTTGCATGTGATTCCGGGCATGGGGGAGTTCGGAGATCGCTACTTCGGAACGGATAATAGTTCTGTTGCCAATTGTGACGACacatga
- the LOC131303760 gene encoding uridine kinase-like protein 5 isoform X4 gives MESEMLTALTDTIKDHFTIKSENGSEGFSHNQPFVIGVAGGTASGKTTVCNMIVSQLRDQRVVLVSQDSFYHLLSDEQLEKVHGYNYDHPDAFNTELLLLCMENLKRGQTVRIPNYDVKSHKHIEPARKVNPSDVIILEGILVLHDPRVRDLMNMKIFVDTGNNPHYHFISADSDVRLARRIQRDTVERGRNIENVLDQYTQFVKPSFDEFILPSKKHADVIIPRGADNDVAIDLIVQHIQTKLGQHDLCKIYPNVFVVHATYQLQGMHTLIRDVRTTKHDFVFYADRLIRLLVENGLGHLPFTEQQVITPTGSVYTGVIFCKRLCGVSVIRSGESMENALRACCKGIKIGKILILGEGDNGRQLIYEKLPADISSRHVLLLDPVLASGNSAIKAISLLLSKGVAESSIIFLNLIAAPEGIHAVCKKFPKLKIVTSEIDTSLNKDLHVIPGMGEFGDRYFGTDNSSVANCDDT, from the exons ATGGAGTCTGAGATGCTTACTGCATTAACTGATACCATCAAAGATCACTTCACGATCAAATCTGAGAATGGCTCCGAAGGATTCTCACATAATCAACCATTTGTAATAG GTGTTGCTGGCGGGACTGCATCTGGAAAAACAACTGTTTGCAATATGATCGTTTCTCAGCTCCGTGATCAACGGGTTGTTCTTGTCAGTCAA GATTCATTTTATCACTTGTTGAGTGATGAGCAATTAGAAAAGGTCCATGGGTACAACTATGACCATCCTG ATGCCTTCAATACAGAACTTCTCCTTTTATGCATGGAAAACTTGAAACGTGGACAGACAGTCAGAATTCCAAACTATGACGTTAAGagtcataaacacatagaaCCAGCTCGAAAG GTTAACCCCTCAGACGTCATCATTTTGGAAGGAATTTTGGTTCTTCATGATCCGCGTGTCCGTGATCTCATGAACATGAAGATCTTTGTTGACACAG GCAATAACCCCCATTACCATTTCATCAGTGCAGATTCTGATGTGCGGCTTGCGAGGAGGATACAACGTGACACAGTTGAGAGGGGAAGGAACATTGAAAATGTGCTTGATCAA TACACTCAATTCGTTAAGCCTAGTTTCGATGAATTTATACTCCCGTCAAAGAAACACGCAGATGTCATCATCCCTCGAGGTGCAGATAACGATGTTGCAATCGACCTGATAGTACAACATATACAGACAAAGCTTGGACAACATGATCTTTGTAAAATATACCCAAATGTTTTTGTTGTACATGCAACATATCAG CTACAAGGGATGCACACTCTTATACGTGATGTCAGAacaacaaaacatgattttgTTTTCTATGCAGACAGACTTATTCGTTTG CTTGTGGAAAATGGTCTAGGCCACCTTCCTTTTACTGAACAACAAGTCATTACTCCAACAG GATCAGTATATACTGGAGTTATTTTCTGCAAAAGGTTGTGTGGGGTATCAGTCATTAGAAG TGGGGAAAGCATGGAGAATGCACTGAGAGCATGTTGTAAGGGAATCAAGATTGGCAAAATTCTCATCCTTGGAGAAGGTGACAATGGCCGGCAG TTAATATACGAGAAGCTACCAGCTGACATTTCTAGCCGCCATGTGTTACTGCTCGACCCAGTTCTAGCTTCAG GAAATTCTGCAATCAAAGCTATTTCTCTGCTGTTGAGTAAGGGTGTAGCAGAATCTAGCATCATCTTTCTTAACCTCATAGCT GCCCCTGAAGGAATCCATGCTGTTTGTAAAAAATTCCCAAAGCTAAAAATCGTGACATCGGAGATTGACACTTCACTGAACAAGGACTTGCATGTGATTCCGGGCATGGGGGAGTTCGGAGATCGCTACTTCGGAACGGATAATAGTTCTGTTGCCAATTGTGACGACacatga
- the LOC131303761 gene encoding GDSL esterase/lipase At5g14450-like, with translation MGSPKIVVVGMVVVVVLVVTIGGVEVMDLPPCEFPAIYNFGDSNSDTGGISAAFEPIPAPYGENYFRKPAGRDCDGRLVVDFIAEHLRLPYLSAYLNSIGTNFKHGANFATGGSTIRRQNETIFEYGISPFSLDIQIVHFDQFKSRTGDLYSQGNSDRDKLPKQEEFSKALYTFDIGQNDLSIGFRKLSDEQLRAAMPDIINQFASAVQHLYEKGARAFWIHNTGPIGCLPVATFYILNPQPGFLDQYGCIKGQNDMAVEFNRLLKDRVNKLRAELPLAALTYVDVYTAKYGLISNTKNQGFTDPRKVCCGHHENYDHVWCGQKASINGTQYYGASCATPSTFISWDGVHYSEAANHWVADRILNGSLSEPPIPITHACHKNPSL, from the exons ATGGGTTCTCCCAAGATTGTGGTGGtgggcatggtggtggtggtggtgttggtggtgacTATTGGAGGAGTGGAGGTGATGGATCTGCCGCCGTGCGAGTTTCCAGCAATTTACAACTTCGGCGACTCCAATTCAGACACCGGCGGTATCTCAGCAGCATTTGAGCCCATCCCGGCACCTTACGGCGAGAATTACTTCCGAAAACCCGCCGGAAGAGATTGCGACGGACGTCTTGTCGTAGACTTCATAG CTGAGCACTTGAGACTGCCATATTTGAGTGCATACCTCAATTCAATTGGAACCAACTTCAAGCATGGTGCAAATTTTGCCACAGGAGGTTCCACCATCAGGCGCCAGAATGAGACCATCTTTGAGTATGGCATTAGCCCTTTCTCTCTCGATATCCAGATTGTGCACTTCGATCAGTTCAAATCCAGAACCGGCGATCTCTACAGCCAAG GCAACTCTGATAGAGACAAACTGCCAAAGCAAGAGGAGTTTTCTAAGGCTCTCTACACATTTGATATAGGGCAGAATGATCTTTCTATTGGTTTTCGAAAGCTGAGTGATGAACAACTCCGAGCCGCAATGCCGGACATCATCAACCAGTTTGCCTCAGCAGTCCAA CATTTGTATGAAAAAGGGGCAAGGGCATTCTGGATACACAACACAGGGCCCATCGGGTGCTTGCCAGTGGCTACCTTCTATATCCTCAATCCACAGCCCGGGTTTCTGGACCAGTATGGGTGCATTAAGGGCCAGAATGACATGGCTGTGGAGTTCAACAGACTGCTTAAGGACAGAGTCAACAAGCTAAGGGCAGAGCTACCCCTTGCTGCCTTGACATACGTTGATGTTTATACTGCAAAGTATGGATTGATTAGCAACACCAAGAATCAAG GATTTACAGACCCACGAAAGGTCTGCTGTGGGCATCACGAGAACTATGACCATGTGTGGTGCGGGCAGAAGGCAAGCATCAACGGGACCCAATATTATGGTGCTTCATGTGCAACTCCTTCAACATTCATTAGCTGGGATGGAGTTCACTACTCTGAGGCTGCAAATCACTGGGTCGCTGATCGCATACTCAACGGCTCTTTGTCCGAACCTCCTATTCCCATCACCCATGCCTGTCACAAGAACCCAAGCCTGTAA
- the LOC131303762 gene encoding GDSL esterase/lipase At5g14450-like — MEVLRVVVTLSLLVSSVLRVGSEEVMATAISGVPAIYNFGDSNSDTGGISAAFFPKTDPFGETFFHKPAGRASDGRLIIDFIAERLNLPYLSAYLDSVGTNFQQGANFATAGATIRRQDESWFKNGISPFPLDIQVEQYIQFKARTNYLYNKADTEISQRSNLPIPEDFSKALYTIDIGQNDLVVGFRNMNDEQFRAEIPDIVNKFSAAVQQLYQEGARAFWIHNTGPIGCLPLATVNIQNPKPGYLDEHGCIKGWNAAAVEFNKQLKDAVTQLRADLPQAALTYVDMYAAKYRLINDAKNQGFLDPFNICCGHYGNGISVGCGSKVNINGAEVFGGSCEDPSTVISWDGVHYSEAANFWVANQILNGSFSDPPNPITQAYYKHV, encoded by the exons ATGGAGGTTTTAAGAGTCGTAGTAACTTTGAGTTTGTTGGTTTCATCGGTGTTGAGAGTGGGAAGTGAGGAAGTCATGGCCACGGCAATAAGTGGTGTTCCGGCTATCTACAACTTTGGAGACTCCAACTCAGACACTGGGGGTATATCAGCAGCATTTTTTCCAAAGACAGATCCATTTGGTGAAACTTTCTTCCATAAACCGGCTGGTAGGGCTAGTGACGGACGCCTTATCATCGACTTCATTG CTGAGCGCCTGAATTTACCGTACCTAAGTGCATACCTGGATTCTGTTGGAACCAATTTCCAACAAGGTGCAAACTTTGCAACAGCAGGGGCAACCATCAGGCGGCAAGACGAGTCGTGGTTTAAGAATGGTATAAGCCCGTTTCCTCTCGATATCCAGGTCGAGCAATACATCCAGTTTAAAGCACGAACAAACTATCTCTACAACAAAG CCGATACTGAAATATCCCAGAGAAGCAATCTCCCCATACCCGAGGACTTCTCAAAGGCTCTTTACACAATTGATATCGGACAGAATGATCTCGTGGTGGGTTTTAGGAATATGAACGATGAACAATTTCGAGCTGAAATACCAGACATAGTGAACAAGTTTTCTGCAGCAGTCCAA CAACTGTATCAAGAAGGAGCAAGAGCATTCTGGATACATAACACAGGCCCGATCGGTTGTTTGCCTTTAGCCACAGTgaatatccaaaatccaaagcCTGGATATCTCGATGAGCACGGCTGCATCAAGGGTTGGAATGCTGCTGCTGTAGAGTTCAATAAACAGCTCAAGGATGCAGTGACTCAACTAAGGGCAGATCTCCCTCAAGCTGCACTAACATATGTCGATATGTACGCTGCAAAGTATCGACTAATCAACGACGCAAAGAATCAAG GATTTTTGGACCCGTTCAACATCTGCTGCGGGCATTACGGGAATGGTATCAGCGTCGGGTGTGGCAGTAAGGTGAACATAAACGGGGCTGAAGTATTTGGCGGTTCTTGCGAAGATCCATCAACAGTCATCAGCTGGGATGGTGTTCACTACTCCGAAGCTGCAAACTTCTGGGTTGCTAATCAAATTCTCAACGGTTCATTTTCGGACCCGCCAAATCCAATTACTCAGGCATACTATAAGCACGTCTGA